The following coding sequences are from one Rutidosis leptorrhynchoides isolate AG116_Rl617_1_P2 chromosome 11, CSIRO_AGI_Rlap_v1, whole genome shotgun sequence window:
- the LOC139875539 gene encoding uncharacterized protein, with protein MLRWLNIKIGSMSDVKSPNDFNSIMLTRTHERNCCLTYDYVTDDVAAVMLGETDLDLISSMSSMLISRPADSSFSHQDALQRCIEHAKLWIEKSEQPVSHNSNVTYAALRENLVKIIGSDYMKITPKMKATAEVAAEAARNYTYQVPMGDSATQHEQKL; from the exons AGATGGTTGAACATCAAAATTGGTAGTATGTCTGATGTGAAATCTCCAAATGATTTTAATTCGATTATGCTGACTAGGACTCATGAGCGGAATTGTTGCTTGACTTATGATTATGTGACTGATGATGTTGCTGCTGTGATGTTGGGAGAAACTGATTTGGATTTAATTTCATCTATGAGTTCGATGTTGATTTCAAGACCCGCTGATTCGAGTTTTTCACATCAGGATGCATTGCAGAGATGTATTGAACACGCTAAGCTTTGGATTGAGAAGTCTGAACAGCCAGTCAGTCATAACTCGAATGTTACAT ATGCTGCTTTGAGAGAGAATTTAGTGAAGATTATTGGGTCAGATTATATGAAAATAACCCCGAAGATGAAAGCAACAGCTGAAGTGGCTGCAGAAGCGGCTAGAAATTATACGTATCAGGTGCCTATGGGAGATTCAGCTACTCAACATGAGCAAAAG CTTTaa